The Cygnus olor isolate bCygOlo1 chromosome 18, bCygOlo1.pri.v2, whole genome shotgun sequence genome includes a window with the following:
- the SPATA20 gene encoding spermatogenesis-associated protein 20 isoform X1 has protein sequence MFAAPLRRARRYPVFLTGSIAMATAGRARPPGPPRYTNRLINEKSPYLLQHAHNPVDWYPWGQEAFDKAKKENKLIFLSVGYSTCHWCHVMEEESFQNKEIGAIMNENFVCIKVDREERPDVDKVYMTFVQATSGGGGWPMSVWLTPDLKPFAGGTYFPPEDSARRVGFRTLLLRVAEQWRQNKDTLLESSQKILEALLAMSQIRVQGQQSPPPSEKVMATCFQQLSNSYDEDYGGFSESPKFPTPVNLNFLFTYWALHRATPEGARALQMALHTLKMMAHGGIHDHIGQGFHRYSTDQHWHVPHFEKMLYDQGQLAAAYSRAFQISGDEFFADVAGDILLYVSRDLGDQAGGFYSAEDADSYPTTTSSEKREGAFCVWAADEIRALLPDPVEGAAEGTTLGDVFMHHYGVKEDGNVSPMQDPHQELKGKNVLIVRSSPELTAARFGLEQGRLSTLLQESQRRLQAARAQRPRPHLDTKMLASWNGLMISGFAQAGAALARQEYVSRAVQAAGFLRRHLFDPASGRLLRSCYRGEDNAVEQSAVPIQGFLEDYVFVIQALFDLYEASLDQSWLEWAVQLQHTQDKLFWDPKGFAYFSSEAGDSSLLLRLKDDQDGAEPNANSVTVTNLLRAACYSGHTEWVEKAGQILAAFSERLQKIPLALPEMARATAVFHHTLKQVVICGDPHGEDTKEMLRCVHSVFSPNKVVKPAMSSSCPCSPQPLQPRPLPGALQHPSSSSSTLPPSWGPPLPSCWWQGHGCALHGSPRAERWQGMRGSTHGTAGSALSAPGMVPGAEPQHRAGNGARVPVFVTQPGRTGVG, from the exons atGTTCGCGGCGCCGCTGCGCCGGGCCCGCAGGTacc CGGTGTTTCTGACGGGCAGCATCGCCATGGCCACGGCAGGGAGAGCCAGGCCACCCGGCCCCCCGCGTTACACCAACCGCCTGATTAACGAGAAGTCCCCCTACCTCCTGCAGCATGCCCACAACCCCGTGGACTG GTACCCGTGGGGTCAGGAGGCCTTTGATAAAGcgaagaaagaaaacaagctgatATTTCTATCAG TGGGCTACTCCACCTGCCACTGGTGCCACGTGATGGAGGAGGAGTCCTTCCAGAACAAGGAGATCGGTGCGATTATGAATGAGAACTTTGTGTGCATAAAGGTGGATCGTGAGGAGCGGCCAGATGTGGACAAAGTGTACATGACCTTCGTGCAG GCTACCAGCGGTGGAGGCGGGTGGCCGATGAGCGTCTGGCTGACTCCGGACCTCAAGCCCTTCGCAGGGGGGACGTACTTCCCTCCTGAAGACAGCGCTCGCCGCGTTGGCTTTCGGACTCTGCTGCTCCGCGTCGCAGAGCAG TGGAGGCAGAACAAAGACaccctgctggagagcagccagaAGATCCTGGAAGCTCTGCTAGCCATGTCCCAGATCCGCGTGCAGGGCCAGCAGTCACCCCCGCCATCCGAGAAGGTGATGGCcacctgcttccagcagctctccaaCTCCTATGACGAGGACTACGGCGGCTTCTCCGAGTCCCCCAAGTTCCCCACCCCAG TGAACCTGAATTTCCTCTTCACGTACTGGGCCCTGCACCGAGCAACCCCAGAAGGGGCGCGGGCACTGCAGATGGCTCTGCATACCCTCAAGATGATGGCTCACGGGGGCATTCATGACCACATCGGGCAG GGGTTCCACCGCTACTCCACCGACCAGCACTGGCACGTCCCTCACTTCGAGAAGATGCTGTATGACCAGGGGCAGCTGGCGGCCGCCTACAGCAGGGCCTTCCAG ATCTCCGGCGATGAATTCTTCGCCGATGTTGCCGGGGACATTCTGCTCTACGTCTCACGGGACTTGGGCGACCAG GCTGGAGGTTTTTACAGCGCAGAAGATGCGGATTCCTACCCGACCACCACATCCAGCGAGAAGCGAGAGGGAGCTTTCTGCGTGTGGGCGGCCGATGAAATCCGGGCTCTCCTCCCCGACCCGGTTGAGGGGGCTGCCGAGGGGACAACCCTGGGAGATGTCTTCATGCACCACTACGGGGTAAAGGAGGACGGCAACGTGAGCCCCATGCAG GACCCCCACCAGGAGCTGAAGGGCAAGAACGTCCTCATCGTCCGGTCCTCCCCGGAGCTGACGGCCGCCCGCtttgggctggagcagggccggctcagcaccctgctgcaggagagccagcgcaggctgcaggcagcccggGCGCAGCGGCCGCGGCCCCACTTAGACACCAAGATGTTGGCCTCGTGGAACG GACTGATGATCTCGGGCTTTGCCCAGGCTGGGGCGGCCCTGGCCAGGCAGGAGTACGTGAGCCGGGCAGTGCAGGCGGCCGGCTTTCTGCGCAGGCACCTCTTCGACCCGGCCAGCGGGAGGCTGCTGCGGAGCTGCTACCGGGGCGAGGACAACGCGGTGGAGCAGAG TGCTGTCCCCATTCAGGGGTTCCTGGAGGATTACGTCTTCGTCATCCAGGCTCTCTTTGACCTGTACGAAGCCTCCCTGGACCAGAGCTGGCTGGAGTGGGCCGTGCAGCTCCAGCACACGCAGGACAAGCTCTTCTGGGACCCCAAGGGCTTTGCGTATTTCTCCAGCGAGGCTGGCGactcctctctgctcctccGCCTGAAGGACG ACCAGGACGGAGCAGAGCCCAACGCCAACTCCGTCACCGTCACCAACCTGCTCCGAGCGGCCTGTTACTCCGGCCACACCGAGTGGGTGGAAAAGGCCGGGCAGATCTTGGCTGCCTTCTCCGAGAGGCTGCAGAAGATCCCGTTAGCCCTGCCAGAGATGGCCCGGGCCACCGCCGTGTTCCACCACACCCTCAAACAG GTGGTGATCTGCGGGGACCCCCACGGAGAAGACACGAAAGAGATGCTTCGCTGCGTGCACTCTGTCTTCAGCCCCAACAAGGTAGTGAAACCAGCCATGTCCTCGTCCTGCCCGTGCTCCCCGCAGCCACTGCAACCTCGTCCTCTCCCCGGCGCACTGCAGCatccgtcctcctcctcctccaccctgcctccctcctgggGACCTCCCCTCCCGtcctgctggtggcaggggcaCGGCTGTGCCCTGCATGGCTCTCCCAGGGCAGAGAGGTGGCAGGGGATGAGGGGCAGCACTCATGGCACTGCTGGGTCAGCTCTATCTGCGCCCGGCATGGTGCCGGGGGCTGAGCCGCAGCATCGGGCTGGCAATGGGGCCAGAGTCCCAGTTTTTGTAACCCAGCCAGGGAGAACTGGGGTGGGCTGA
- the SPATA20 gene encoding spermatogenesis-associated protein 20 isoform X2: MFAAPLRRARRYPVFLTGSIAMATAGRARPPGPPRYTNRLINEKSPYLLQHAHNPVDWYPWGQEAFDKAKKENKLIFLSVGYSTCHWCHVMEEESFQNKEIGAIMNENFVCIKVDREERPDVDKVYMTFVQATSGGGGWPMSVWLTPDLKPFAGGTYFPPEDSARRVGFRTLLLRVAEQWRQNKDTLLESSQKILEALLAMSQIRVQGQQSPPPSEKVMATCFQQLSNSYDEDYGGFSESPKFPTPVNLNFLFTYWALHRATPEGARALQMALHTLKMMAHGGIHDHIGQGFHRYSTDQHWHVPHFEKMLYDQGQLAAAYSRAFQISGDEFFADVAGDILLYVSRDLGDQAGGFYSAEDADSYPTTTSSEKREGAFCVWAADEIRALLPDPVEGAAEGTTLGDVFMHHYGVKEDGNVSPMQDPHQELKGKNVLIVRSSPELTAARFGLEQGRLSTLLQESQRRLQAARAQRPRPHLDTKMLASWNGLMISGFAQAGAALARQEYVSRAVQAAGFLRRHLFDPASGRLLRSCYRGEDNAVEQSAVPIQGFLEDYVFVIQALFDLYEASLDQSWLEWAVQLQHTQDKLFWDPKGFAYFSSEAGDSSLLLRLKDDQDGAEPNANSVTVTNLLRAACYSGHTEWVEKAGQILAAFSERLQKIPLALPEMARATAVFHHTLKQVVICGDPHGEDTKEMLRCVHSVFSPNKVLMLADGDSAGFLYRQLPFLSSLERKDGKATAYLCSNFACSLPVTSPQELRGLLCQ; this comes from the exons atGTTCGCGGCGCCGCTGCGCCGGGCCCGCAGGTacc CGGTGTTTCTGACGGGCAGCATCGCCATGGCCACGGCAGGGAGAGCCAGGCCACCCGGCCCCCCGCGTTACACCAACCGCCTGATTAACGAGAAGTCCCCCTACCTCCTGCAGCATGCCCACAACCCCGTGGACTG GTACCCGTGGGGTCAGGAGGCCTTTGATAAAGcgaagaaagaaaacaagctgatATTTCTATCAG TGGGCTACTCCACCTGCCACTGGTGCCACGTGATGGAGGAGGAGTCCTTCCAGAACAAGGAGATCGGTGCGATTATGAATGAGAACTTTGTGTGCATAAAGGTGGATCGTGAGGAGCGGCCAGATGTGGACAAAGTGTACATGACCTTCGTGCAG GCTACCAGCGGTGGAGGCGGGTGGCCGATGAGCGTCTGGCTGACTCCGGACCTCAAGCCCTTCGCAGGGGGGACGTACTTCCCTCCTGAAGACAGCGCTCGCCGCGTTGGCTTTCGGACTCTGCTGCTCCGCGTCGCAGAGCAG TGGAGGCAGAACAAAGACaccctgctggagagcagccagaAGATCCTGGAAGCTCTGCTAGCCATGTCCCAGATCCGCGTGCAGGGCCAGCAGTCACCCCCGCCATCCGAGAAGGTGATGGCcacctgcttccagcagctctccaaCTCCTATGACGAGGACTACGGCGGCTTCTCCGAGTCCCCCAAGTTCCCCACCCCAG TGAACCTGAATTTCCTCTTCACGTACTGGGCCCTGCACCGAGCAACCCCAGAAGGGGCGCGGGCACTGCAGATGGCTCTGCATACCCTCAAGATGATGGCTCACGGGGGCATTCATGACCACATCGGGCAG GGGTTCCACCGCTACTCCACCGACCAGCACTGGCACGTCCCTCACTTCGAGAAGATGCTGTATGACCAGGGGCAGCTGGCGGCCGCCTACAGCAGGGCCTTCCAG ATCTCCGGCGATGAATTCTTCGCCGATGTTGCCGGGGACATTCTGCTCTACGTCTCACGGGACTTGGGCGACCAG GCTGGAGGTTTTTACAGCGCAGAAGATGCGGATTCCTACCCGACCACCACATCCAGCGAGAAGCGAGAGGGAGCTTTCTGCGTGTGGGCGGCCGATGAAATCCGGGCTCTCCTCCCCGACCCGGTTGAGGGGGCTGCCGAGGGGACAACCCTGGGAGATGTCTTCATGCACCACTACGGGGTAAAGGAGGACGGCAACGTGAGCCCCATGCAG GACCCCCACCAGGAGCTGAAGGGCAAGAACGTCCTCATCGTCCGGTCCTCCCCGGAGCTGACGGCCGCCCGCtttgggctggagcagggccggctcagcaccctgctgcaggagagccagcgcaggctgcaggcagcccggGCGCAGCGGCCGCGGCCCCACTTAGACACCAAGATGTTGGCCTCGTGGAACG GACTGATGATCTCGGGCTTTGCCCAGGCTGGGGCGGCCCTGGCCAGGCAGGAGTACGTGAGCCGGGCAGTGCAGGCGGCCGGCTTTCTGCGCAGGCACCTCTTCGACCCGGCCAGCGGGAGGCTGCTGCGGAGCTGCTACCGGGGCGAGGACAACGCGGTGGAGCAGAG TGCTGTCCCCATTCAGGGGTTCCTGGAGGATTACGTCTTCGTCATCCAGGCTCTCTTTGACCTGTACGAAGCCTCCCTGGACCAGAGCTGGCTGGAGTGGGCCGTGCAGCTCCAGCACACGCAGGACAAGCTCTTCTGGGACCCCAAGGGCTTTGCGTATTTCTCCAGCGAGGCTGGCGactcctctctgctcctccGCCTGAAGGACG ACCAGGACGGAGCAGAGCCCAACGCCAACTCCGTCACCGTCACCAACCTGCTCCGAGCGGCCTGTTACTCCGGCCACACCGAGTGGGTGGAAAAGGCCGGGCAGATCTTGGCTGCCTTCTCCGAGAGGCTGCAGAAGATCCCGTTAGCCCTGCCAGAGATGGCCCGGGCCACCGCCGTGTTCCACCACACCCTCAAACAG GTGGTGATCTGCGGGGACCCCCACGGAGAAGACACGAAAGAGATGCTTCGCTGCGTGCACTCTGTCTTCAGCCCCAACAAG